The proteins below come from a single Salvelinus alpinus chromosome 18, SLU_Salpinus.1, whole genome shotgun sequence genomic window:
- the LOC139544651 gene encoding heat shock protein 30-like, translating to MLCSRGFQSSLSPLTDFYWPVRSLWPEVRPLLSQRDLLQRNLLEIKSSLELMEKLQQRIFEELENVPSSVAIQPVCYKMDKEGDGFALTLDTKDFSPEELSVKQVGRKLKVSGKTEKNLDDGEGSYSYRCQEFRQELYLPEGVNPETVTCSLAHDGKLHIQAPNNPLSGEEEVAERVVPINCSLDVKHPQFLSKTEGSTTDTQKKQENTISHRH from the coding sequence ATGCTGTGTTCCCGAGGATTCCAGTCTTCCCTAAGCCCCTTGACGGACTTCTACTGGCCTGTGCGCAGTCTATGGCCAGAGGTCCGACCACTTCTCAGCCAGCGGGATCTACTGCAGAGAAACCTGCTAGAGATCAAGAGCAGTCTGGAGCTGATGGAGAAACTCCAGCAGCGCATCTTTGAAGAGTTGGAAAATGTCCCATCCTCAGTGGCCATCCAACCAGTCTGCTATAAGATGGATAAAGAGGGAGACGGCTTTGCCCTGACACTGGACACTAAAGACTTTTCCCCAGAGGAGTTGTCTGTCAAGCAGGTGGGCAGGAAGCTGAAAGTCAGTGGGAAGACAGAGAAGAATCTGGATGATGGGGAAGGCTCCTACTCTTACAGATGCCAAGAGTTCAGACAAGAGTTATATCTGCCTGAAGGGGTGAATCCTGAGACAGTCACCTGCTCCCTGGCTCATGACGGGAAGCTCCACATCCAGGCACCAAATAATCCATTATCTGGTGAGGAGGAGGTGGCAGAGAGAGTGGTGCCCATCAACTGTAGCCTGGATGTGAAACACCCACAATTCCTGTCAAAGACAGAGGGAAGCACCACCGACACACAGAAGAAACAAGAGAACACCATTTCACACAGACACTGA
- the LOC139544654 gene encoding heat shock protein 30, with product MLCSRGFQSSLSPLTDFYWPVRSLWPEVRPLLSQRDLLQRNLLEIKSSLELMEKLQQHIFEELDNVPSSVAIQPVSYKMDKEGDGFALTLDTKDFSPEELSVKQVGRKLKVSGKTEKKLDDGEGSYSYRCQEFRQELYLPEGVNPETVTCSLAHDGKLHIQAPNNPLSGEEEVAERVVPINCSLDVKHPQFLSKTEGSTTDTQKKQENTISHED from the coding sequence ATGCTGTGTTCCCGAGGATTCCAGTCTTCCCTAAGCCCCTTGACGGACTTCTACTGGCCTGTGCGCAGTCTATGGCCAGAGGTCCGACCCCTTCTCAGCCAGCGGGATCTACTGCAGAGAAACCTGCTAGAGATCAAGAGCAGTCTGGAGCTGATGGAGAAACTCCAGCAGCACATCTTTGAAGAGTTGGACAATGTCCCATCCTCAGTGGCCATCCAACCAGTCTCCTACAAGATGGATAAAGAGGGAGACGGCTTTGCCCTGACACTGGACACTAAAGACTTTTCCCCAGAGGAGTTGTCTGTCAAGCAGGTGGGCAGGAAGCTGAAAGTCAGTGGGAAGACAGAGAAGAAGCTGGATGATGGGGAAGGCTCCTACTCTTACAGATGCCAAGAGTTCAGACAAGAGTTATATCTGCCTGAAGGGGTGAATCCTGAGACAGTCACCTGCTCCCTGGCTCATGACGGGAAGCTCCACATCCAGGCACCAAATAATCCATTATCTGGTGAGGAGGAGGTGGCAGAGAGAGTGGTGCCCATCAACTGTAGCCTGGATGTGAAACACCCACAATTCCTGTCAAAGACAGAGGGAAGCACCACCGACACACAGAAGAAACAAGAGAACACCATTTCACATGAGGACTGA
- the LOC139543783 gene encoding heat shock protein 30-like, producing the protein MLCSRGFQSSLSPLTDFYWPVRSLWPEVRPLLSQRDLLQRNLLEIKSSLELMEKLQQHIFEELDNVPSSVAIQPVSYKMDKEGDGFALTLDTKDFSPEELSVKQVGRKLKVSGKKEKKLDDGEGSYSYRCQEFRQELYLPEGVNPETVTCSLAHDGKLHIQAPNNPLSGEEEVAERVVPINFSLNVKTPQFLSNTEGSTTDTQKKQENTISHED; encoded by the coding sequence ATGCTGTGTTCCCGAGGATTCCAGTCTTCCCTCAGCCCCTTGACGGACTTCTACTGGCCTGTGCGCAGTCTATGGCCAGAGGTCCGACCCCTTCTCAGCCAGCGGGATCTACTGCAGAGAAACCTGCTCGAGATCAAGAGCAGTCTGGAGCTGATGGAGAAACTCCAGCAGCACATCTTTGAAGAGTTGGACAATGTCCCATCCTCAGTGGCCATCCAACCAGTCTCCTATAAGATGGATAAAGAGGGAGACGGCTTTGCCCTGACACTGGACACTAAAGACTTTTCCCCAGAGGAGTTGTCTGTCAAGCAGGTGGGCAGGAAGCTGAAAGTCAGTgggaagaaagagaagaagcTGGATGATGGGGAAGGCTCCTACTCTTACAGATGCCAAGAGTTCAGACAAGAGTTATATCTGCCTGAAGGGGTGAATCCTGAGACAGTCACCTGCTCCCTGGCTCATGACGGGAAGCTCCACATCCAGGCACCAAATAATCCATTATCTGGTGAGGAGGAGGTGGCAGAGAGAGTGGTGCCCATCAACTTTAGCTTGAATGTGAAAACCCCACAATTCCTGTCAAACACAGAGGGAAGCACCACCGACACACAGAAGAAACAAGAGAACACCATTTCACATGAGGACTGA